A single Malaclemys terrapin pileata isolate rMalTer1 chromosome 3, rMalTer1.hap1, whole genome shotgun sequence DNA region contains:
- the LOC128833550 gene encoding vesicular inhibitory amino acid transporter-like: MQGAQIKLITTWEAGWNVTNAIQGIFVLGLPYALLHSGYSGLFLIILAAMFCCYTGKILIACLYEENEDGHLIRVRDTYEDIANACCKKRFPKLGGIVVNVTQVMELIMTCILYLVVSGNLLSHSFPYLPVTEKTWSVIAFVTLLPCVFIKTLSIVSKLSLLCSLVHFIIIFIVMSYCLTQIHQWSWTRFRLSIEFEDFLVSVGVIIFSYTSQIFLPTLEGNMKNPKEFSCMLNWTHFFACLFKTAFALTAFLTWGEETKEVITDNLPASLKTLVNLCFLAKALLSYPLPFFAVTEILHACISSSNHSDYRAPLFIVVLRGSALLFTLLMAMFIPHFALLMGLTGSVTGAAMTFLLPSLFHLKLKWGTLVFLEKGAAISLFIVGFLCSLAGIVCSIKGLIEAVGGM, encoded by the coding sequence ggaaTTTTTGTTCTAGGATTGCCATATGCTCTTCTCCACAGTGGATACAGTGGGCTGTTTCTTATTATCCTGGCTGCAATGTTCTGCTGCTATACTGGCAAAATTCTAATCGCTTGCTTGTACGAAGAAAATGAAGATGGGCACCTCATAAGAGTAAGAGACACATATGAAGACATTGCTAATGCCTGCTGTAAAAAGCGATTTCCCAAACTAGGTGGCATAGTTGTCAATGTGACCCAGGTGATGGAACTGATCATGACGTGCATTTTGTATCTGGTTGTTAGTGGGAACTTGCTGTCACATAGTTTTCCATATTTACCAGTGACGGAGAAAACTTGGTCTGTAATTGCGTTTGTAACATTGCTGCCTTGTGTGTTTATCAAAACTCTCAGCATTGTTTCCAAACTCAGCCTGCTTTGCTCCTTAGTCCATTTCATTATCATCTTCATAGTGATGAGTTACTGTCTGACACAAATACATCAGTGGTCTTGGACAAGATTTAGACTCTCCATTGAGTTTGAGGATTTCCTGGTCTCAGTGGGGGTGATCATTTTCAGTTACACTTCACAAATATTTCTTCCTACTCTTGAAGGGAACATGAAAAACCCAAAGGAATTTAGCTGTATGTTAAACTGGACTCACTTTTTTGCTTGTCTCTTCAAGACAGCCTTTGCACTGACTGCATTCCTGACCTGGggtgaagagacaaaggaagttaTTACTGACAACCTGCCAGCATCCCTGAAAACCCTGGTGAATTTGTGCTTCTTAGCCAAGGCTCTTCTGTCTTACCCATTGCCCTTTTTTGCAGTCACAGAAATACTGCATGCTTGCATATCTAGCAGTAATCATTCTGATTACAGAGCCCCTCTgtttattgtagttttaagaggCTCGGCCCTCTTGTTTACTCTGCTGATGGCCATGTTCATACCACATTTTGCTCTGCTGATGGGTTTAACAGGCAGTGTAACAGGTGCTGCTATGacttttcttcttccttctcttttcCACTTAAAACTTAAATGGGGAACGTTAGTGTTCCTGGAGAAAGGTGCAGCCATTTCTCTTTTTATTGTGGGTTTCCTTTGCAGCTTAGCGGGTATAGTCTGCTCAATAAAAGGGCTGATTGAAGCAGTTGGAGGAATGTAG